Proteins from one Corvus cornix cornix isolate S_Up_H32 chromosome 19, ASM73873v5, whole genome shotgun sequence genomic window:
- the LOC104691231 gene encoding 3 beta-hydroxysteroid dehydrogenase type 7, protein MDGAWVYLVTGGCGFVGERIVELLSQQDYIKEVRVFDSVAREEVEKLSTATTRVTVMRGDICDSSVLLAAMQGVHVVIHTAAVVDYRNTVPFREMRAVNVGGTENVLRACCVLSIPYLLYTSSIAAVGPNTACEPMLRGNEDTEYSGEVELPYGKTKAMAEKIVLEANGKKLSNGGILRTCIIRPNAVYGEKAEFLQELYLLAKASNGVMNYLEPENTERNLTYVGNVAWMHVLAARNLQLKPDLLAGQVYYSYDDTPAGKVFLVRHELLSSADPSVRLGSHIPYWKMWLMIQLHRIIRVILSPFWRPQPFLDLPALNTIITTFSYETDKASRHFGYKPLFTWPESRLRTAQWLKAAAGSLGPPQIHEKKN, encoded by the exons ATGGATGGAGCCTGGGTCTACCTGGTGACAGGAGGATGTGGGTTTGTGGGCGAGAGGATCGTAGAGCTCCTGTCTCAACAAGACTACATCAAAGAAGTCAGAGTTTTTGATTCAGTAGCAAGAGAAGAAGTAGAAAAACTCAGCACAG ctaCCACTCGTGTGACAGTGATGAGAGGAGACATCTGCGACTCCAGCGTGCTCCTTGCTGCCATGCAGGGCGTGCATGTGGTCAttcacacagctgctgtggtggaCTACAGGAACACGGTGCCCTTCCGGGAGATGAGAGCTGTCAACGTCGGGG GTACTGAAAATGTGTTAAGGGCCTGCTGTGTCCTGAGCATCCCATACCTGCTCTACACAAGCTCCATCGCTGCCGTGGGACCCAACACCGCCTGTGAACCCATGCTCAG AGGAAATGAGGACACTGAGTACAGCGGGGAAGTGGAGCTGCCCTATGGGAAGACAAAAGCCATGGCTGAAAAAATTGTGCTTGAAGCCAACGGGAAAAAG CTGAGCAATGGTGGTATACTCAGAACCTGCATCATCCGTCCCAACGCCGTCTATGGGGAGAAGGCAGAGTTCCTCCAGGAGCTGTATTTGCTTGCCAAAGCCAGCAATGGTGTTATGAATTACCTGGAGCCTGAAAACACGGAGCGTAATCTCACCTATGTGG GTAATGTGGCATGGATGCATGTCCTTGCAGCAAGGAACTTGCAGCTGAAGCCAGACTTGCTGGCAGGACAGGTGTATTATTCCTATGACGACACTCCAGCCGGGAAGGTTTTCCTGGTCAGGCACGAGCTGCTGTCCAGTGCAGACCCCTCAGTGAGACTGGGCTCACACATCCCCTACTGGAAGATGTGGTTGATGATACAACTGCACAGGATCATCAGGGTCATCCTGTCCCCTTTCTGGAGGCCACAGCCTTTCCTCGACCTGCCTGCGCTGAACACCATAATCACCACCTTCTCCTATGAGACAGACAAGGCCTCCAGGCATTTCGGGTACAAACCCCTCTTCACGTGGCCGGAGAGCAGGCTCAGGACTGCACAGTGgctgaaagcagctgcagggagcctgGGACCCCCACAGATACATGAAAAGAAGAACTAA